Proteins encoded together in one Lates calcarifer isolate ASB-BC8 unplaced genomic scaffold, TLL_Latcal_v3 _unitig_1850_quiver_1738, whole genome shotgun sequence window:
- the LOC108890998 gene encoding Fc receptor-like protein 5 — MGHTLLCVLSLFLLNTLLYGDGQASTRKPTLTADKTSIPAGGSVTLTCSVEDSIGWRYDWFRRTSQSSAAKLIKRSSLHHTISVSEGGIYHCRGRGVKQVYYTEDSNAVTIEKIGECIFNKAVVTQQPNWSEIYRGETITVRCEIQGGGDTEWEYEWETTTSFKPSNQHEHRISSASSSHSGDYWCKGRVKSSQHRTTEWSSSVRLTVYDNKPRPVLTVSPSWLSPGASVTLNCEVEHPSAGWRFYWYKTVPDLSLYYYSYKLLPGNSRGTEQDSYIVHGQTHTAGYVCRAGRGDPVFYTENSEPKFVWSGGQFVVTKQNVNIGGFCNISVVDLTPHCCFSDRHPAASLTVNPDRVQHFASDSVSLSCEGNSTEWRVKRFPEHGYQSDCSDWRRMTGSTCNMRLYWYGNAVYWCESGSGEFSNAVNITVWGDYYYGIILVSPVHPVTEGESVSLGCRFRTEKNLSSVFFYHNDKLIQSDTRQELNISAVSKSDEGFYKCQWSERKSAQSWMSVKVAVMEPKSSSSPVLLIVLLLCGIVLIILLLLCCCRKSTDPCWNRFVQHSLFSHLQLRNSITLYTFFSKGVHLTFFANYCYY, encoded by the exons TGCTGAACACACTCCTCTATGGAGACGGTCAAG CCAGTACACGCAAGCCCACACTGACAGCAGATAAAACAAGCataccagcagggggcagtgtgacactgacctgctctgtggaGGACTCCATTGGCTGGAGATATGACTGGTTCAGACGCACCTCACAGTCTTCTGCAGCCAAGCTCATCAAACGCAGTTCCTTACACCACACAATCAGTGTCTCAGAGGGAGGCATCTatcactgcagaggaagaggagtaaAACAGGTTTACTACACAGAGGACAGTAATGCAGTCACAATTGAAAAAATAGGCGAGTGCA TTTTCAACAAGGCTGTTGTAACACAGCAACCCAACTGGTCTGAGATATACAGAGGAGAGACGATCACTGTCAGATGTGAGAtccagggaggaggagacactgaGTGGGAGTATGAATGGGAAACAACCACCTCATTCAAACCTTCAAATCAACATGAACACAGGATCAGTTCTGCTTCATCATCCCACAGTGGAGACTACTGGTGTAAGGGCAGAGTGAAAAGTTCACAACATAGAACAACAGAGTGGAGTTCTTCAGTCAGACTGACAGTGTATGACA ATAAACCTCggcctgtcctcactgtgtctccATCATGGCTGAGTCCTGGAGCCTCAGTAACTCTGAACTGTGAGGTTGAACATCCATCTGCAGGATGGAGGTTCTACTGGTATAAGACTGTTCCTGATCTGTCACTCTACTACTACAGCTATAAGCTGTTACCTGGTAACAGCAGAGGGACTGAACAGGATTCCTACATCGTTcatggtcagacacacacagcaggatatGTGTGTAGAGCTGGAAGAGGAGATCCAGTGTTTTACACTGAGAATAGTGAACCAAAGTTTGTCTGGTCTGGAGGTCAGTTTGTTGTCaccaaacaaaatgttaatattgGAGGCTTT TGTAATATCTCTGTGGTTGATTTGACTCctcattgttgtttttcagatcGTCATCCAGCAGCGTCTCTCACAGTGAATCCTGACAGAGTGCAGCACTTCgcctctgactctgtctcacTGAGCTGTGAGGGAAACTCTACTGAGTGGAGAGTGAAGAGGTTTCCTGAACATGGCTACCAGTCAGACTGCTCTGACTGGAGGAGAATGACTGGATCCACATGTAACATGAGGCTTTACTGGTATGGTAATGCAGTGTACTGGTGTGAGTCTGGATCAGGAGAATTCAGCAATGCAGTCAACATCACTGTATGGG gtgattattattatggtATTATCCTGGTGAGCCCCGTCCATCCTGTGACTGAGGGAGAGTCTGTTAGTCTTGGCTGCAGATTCAGGactgaaaaaaatctttccagtgtgtttttctatcaCAATGACAAACTCATCCAAAGTGATACCAGACAGGAGCTGAATATCTCTGCAGTGTCAAAGTCAGATGAAGGTTTCTACAAGTGTCAGTGGTCAGAAAGAAAGTCAGCACAGAGCTGGATGTCAGTTAAAG TTGCAGTGATGGAACCTAAAAGCTCTTCATCTCCTGTGCTGCTGATCGTTCTGCTGCTTTGTGGAATAGTATTGATtattctcctgctgctgtgttgctgcAGAAAGTCAACAG ATCCATGTTGGAACAGGTTCGTACAgcactctctcttctctcatctccaGCTTAGAAACAGCATCACACTTTACACCTTCTTTTCTAAAGGtgtacatttaacattttttgccaattactgctactactga